The Arthrobacter sp. NicSoilC5 genome has a window encoding:
- the prpB gene encoding methylisocitrate lyase, with the protein MLYSKTTPEQKRIRFRELLASGTIQQFPGAFNPLSARLIEEKGFAGVYISGAVLANDLGLPDIGLTTLTEVATRAGQIARMTDLPSIVDADTGFGEPMNVARTVQELENAGLAGCHIEDQFNPKRCGHLDGKNVVDLDTATKRIRAAADARRDPNFLIMARTDIRATDGLEAAQQRAKALVEAGADAIFPEAMKDLSEFKAIRDAVDVPILANMTEFGKSALFTVDELAGVGVNMVIYPVTLLRSAMGAAERTLESIKSDGTQEAQVPNMLTRARLYDLVDYEAYNHFDTGVFNFRIPGV; encoded by the coding sequence ATGCTGTACTCAAAGACAACCCCGGAACAGAAGCGGATCCGGTTCCGGGAACTGCTGGCCTCCGGGACCATCCAGCAGTTCCCCGGCGCCTTCAACCCGCTCTCCGCCCGCCTGATCGAGGAGAAGGGCTTCGCCGGCGTCTACATCTCCGGCGCCGTCCTGGCCAACGACCTGGGCCTGCCGGACATCGGCCTGACCACGCTGACAGAGGTGGCCACCCGTGCGGGCCAGATTGCCCGCATGACGGACCTTCCCTCGATCGTCGACGCCGACACCGGGTTCGGTGAACCGATGAACGTGGCCCGCACCGTGCAGGAACTGGAAAACGCCGGCCTGGCCGGCTGCCACATCGAAGACCAGTTCAACCCCAAGCGCTGCGGCCACCTGGACGGCAAGAACGTGGTGGACCTGGATACTGCCACCAAGCGGATCCGGGCCGCCGCCGACGCCCGCCGGGACCCGAACTTCCTCATCATGGCCCGTACCGACATCCGGGCCACCGATGGACTGGAGGCGGCGCAGCAGCGAGCCAAGGCCCTGGTTGAAGCCGGCGCGGATGCAATCTTCCCCGAGGCCATGAAGGACCTGAGCGAGTTCAAGGCCATCCGGGACGCGGTGGACGTGCCGATCCTGGCCAACATGACCGAGTTCGGCAAGAGCGCGCTCTTCACCGTGGATGAACTGGCGGGCGTGGGCGTCAACATGGTCATCTACCCGGTAACGCTGCTCCGTAGTGCCATGGGCGCTGCTGAGCGTACTCTGGAATCGATCAAATCCGACGGCACCCAGGAGGCACAGGTTCCAAACATGCTGACCCGTGCCCGGCTCTACGACCTCGTTGACTATGAGGCCTACAACCACTTTGACACCGGGGTGTTCAACTTCCGGATCCCCGGAGTCTGA
- a CDS encoding response regulator, translating to MSNIRVLVVEDEAIASAAHAAYVGRLEGFELAGTAPDGQSALRLLNEFVAAGEPVELVLLDMNLPDLHGLDIARRMRSAGILADIIAITAVRELAIVRSAVAIGVVQYLIKPFTFATFSDKLENYRQFRQQLAGSNGGPGKGGASQSEVDQAFASLRAPSELPLPKGLSTSTLGSVQEFLRGQPEAVSATEVMDALGMSRVTARRYLEYLADAGTVSRTARYGTPGRPENEYRWNAR from the coding sequence GTGAGCAACATCCGGGTCCTCGTCGTCGAAGACGAGGCCATCGCTTCCGCGGCCCATGCCGCGTACGTGGGGCGGCTGGAAGGGTTTGAGCTCGCGGGGACTGCACCCGATGGCCAGTCCGCCCTGCGGCTCCTCAATGAATTCGTGGCGGCGGGAGAGCCGGTGGAACTTGTCCTGCTGGATATGAACCTGCCCGACCTGCACGGCCTGGACATCGCCCGGCGGATGCGCTCCGCCGGGATCCTCGCGGATATCATCGCCATCACCGCCGTGCGCGAGCTGGCAATCGTCCGCAGCGCCGTCGCCATCGGCGTGGTCCAGTACCTGATCAAGCCCTTCACGTTCGCCACCTTCTCGGACAAGCTGGAAAACTACCGCCAGTTCCGGCAGCAGCTGGCGGGTTCCAACGGCGGTCCCGGCAAGGGAGGTGCCTCGCAAAGCGAGGTGGACCAGGCTTTTGCGAGCCTCCGTGCGCCGTCCGAACTTCCCCTTCCCAAAGGCCTGTCCACCTCGACCCTCGGCTCGGTCCAGGAGTTCCTGCGCGGCCAGCCCGAAGCAGTGTCCGCCACCGAGGTCATGGATGCCCTGGGTATGTCCCGGGTAACCGCGCGGCGCTATCTGGAATACCTTGCCGACGCGGGCACCGTTTCCCGGACCGCGCGCTACGGCACCCCGGGAAGGCCGGAGAACGAGTACCGCTGGAACGCGCGCTGA
- a CDS encoding bifunctional 2-methylcitrate synthase/citrate synthase: MAENEIKKGLAGVVVDYTAVSKVNPDTNSLLYRGYPVQELAARCSFEEVAYLLWNGELPTKEQLAEFTARERAGRALDPVVKQVIDALPVTSHPMDVCRTAASVMGARHPQAEDSSREANMAKAVDLFAAMPAVVAYDQRRRHGQELVEPRDDLGYSANFLWMAFGEEQVPEVVDAFNVSMILYAEHSFNASTFTARVITSTLSDLHSAVTGAIGALKGPLHGGANEAVMHTFDEIGIRQEESLEEAAARAKAWMEDALAQKKKVMGFGHRVYKHGDSRVPTMKAALDKMIAHYGRPELLGLYNGLETAMDEAKAIKPNLDYPAGPTYHLMGFDTPTFTPLFVASRITGWTAHIMEQLDANSLIRPLSEYNGVEERHLA, translated from the coding sequence ATGGCTGAAAATGAGATCAAAAAGGGCCTCGCCGGCGTCGTGGTGGATTACACCGCGGTTTCGAAGGTCAACCCGGACACCAACTCGCTGCTCTACCGCGGCTACCCGGTCCAGGAGCTGGCCGCCCGCTGCAGCTTCGAGGAAGTGGCCTACCTGCTGTGGAACGGCGAACTGCCCACAAAAGAGCAGCTCGCGGAGTTCACCGCGCGGGAACGTGCCGGACGTGCCCTTGACCCCGTGGTCAAGCAGGTCATCGACGCCTTGCCGGTGACCTCGCACCCGATGGATGTCTGCCGGACCGCGGCCTCGGTGATGGGTGCCCGGCACCCGCAGGCGGAGGACTCGTCGCGGGAGGCCAACATGGCCAAAGCGGTGGACCTGTTCGCCGCCATGCCCGCAGTGGTGGCCTACGACCAGCGCCGCCGCCACGGCCAGGAGCTCGTGGAGCCGCGCGATGACCTGGGCTATTCGGCGAACTTCCTGTGGATGGCCTTCGGCGAGGAACAGGTGCCCGAGGTGGTGGATGCCTTCAACGTCTCGATGATCCTCTACGCCGAGCACTCCTTCAACGCGTCCACGTTCACCGCACGCGTCATCACCTCGACGCTCTCGGACCTGCACTCAGCGGTAACCGGAGCCATCGGGGCCCTGAAGGGTCCGCTGCACGGCGGGGCGAACGAAGCCGTAATGCATACCTTCGACGAGATCGGCATCCGGCAGGAGGAGTCCCTCGAGGAGGCTGCGGCGCGGGCGAAGGCCTGGATGGAGGATGCCCTGGCCCAGAAGAAGAAGGTCATGGGCTTCGGCCACCGCGTCTACAAGCACGGCGACTCCCGGGTCCCCACCATGAAGGCCGCCCTGGACAAAATGATTGCCCACTACGGCCGCCCCGAACTGCTGGGGCTGTACAACGGCCTGGAAACGGCGATGGACGAAGCCAAGGCCATCAAGCCGAACCTTGACTACCCGGCGGGGCCCACCTACCACCTGATGGGCTTCGACACCCCCACGTTCACCCCCCTGTTCGTGGCCAGCCGGATCACCGGCTGGACCGCGCACATCATGGAGCAGTTGGACGCCAACTCGCTGATCCGCCCGTTGAGCGAGTACAACGGGGTGGAGGAACGGCACCTGGCCTAG
- a CDS encoding GntR family transcriptional regulator — protein MRASDKAYAALRDDIIEWRLAPGTVLAEVEQSERLGVSRTPLREALGRLTAEGLTTAGGRGVVVTDISLEDIDELFELRETLEGKAAALAARRGDAATFEQLQRELLNAPALISGGDPALHDYYELVGRLDAAIDAAISNSYLAQAMRSLRVHLVRIRRLAADDARRLTAAAAEHAAIAEAIAAGNPKLAEAATIVHLHRSLSHVKATHASHPKEHHG, from the coding sequence ATGCGCGCCAGCGACAAGGCCTACGCGGCCCTGCGGGACGACATCATCGAATGGCGCCTCGCTCCCGGTACTGTCCTGGCCGAGGTGGAACAGTCCGAACGCCTTGGTGTGTCGCGCACACCGCTCCGTGAAGCACTGGGCCGCCTGACGGCAGAGGGGCTGACGACGGCAGGCGGCCGCGGCGTCGTGGTCACCGACATCTCCCTCGAGGACATCGACGAACTGTTCGAACTGCGCGAAACCCTTGAGGGCAAGGCCGCCGCCCTGGCTGCCCGGCGAGGGGACGCTGCCACGTTCGAGCAGCTGCAGCGCGAACTGCTCAATGCCCCCGCGCTGATCAGCGGCGGGGACCCCGCCCTGCATGACTATTACGAACTGGTGGGCCGGCTGGACGCCGCCATCGACGCCGCCATCTCCAACTCCTACCTGGCCCAGGCCATGCGAAGCCTGCGCGTGCACCTGGTCCGGATCCGCCGGCTTGCAGCGGACGACGCCCGCCGCCTCACCGCCGCAGCGGCCGAACACGCCGCCATCGCGGAGGCCATCGCAGCCGGCAACCCGAAGCTCGCTGAGGCGGCGACGATCGTCCACCTGCACCGAAGCCTCTCCCACGTCAAAGCAACCCACGCATCCCACCCGAAGGAGCACCATGGTTAA
- a CDS encoding CTP synthase, translating into MIGSNSVVQRSNSRVNSRFPGSSKMTKHIFVTGGVASSLGKGLTASSLGHLLRARGLSVTMQKLDPYLNVDPGTMNPFQHGEVFVTDDGAETDLDIGHYERFLDENLEGSANVTTGQVYSTVIAKERRGEYLGDTVQVIPHITDEIKRRMRLPAEGKNAPDVIITEIGGTVGDIESQPFLESARQVRQDVGRGNVFFVHVSLVPYIGPSQELKTKPTQHSVAALRSIGIQPEAIVIRSDREIPEAMRAKIGRMCDVDLEAVIGCPDAPSIYDIPKTLHAQGLDSYIVRALDLPFKDVDWTSWDRLLEAVHNPKHQVEIALVGKYIDLPDAYLSVTEALRAGGFANEAKVKIRWVPSDECETREGAIKALDGVDAICVPGGFGIRGLEGKLGALKFARETKLPVLGLCLGLQCMVIEYARNVVGMEGASSSEFEPDSKYPVIATMEEQLEFVEGGGDLGGTMRLGLYEAKLDEGSVIAGTYGKTTVSERHRHRYEVNNKYRQQIAEKGLVFSGTSPDGRLVEFVELPADVHPYYVATQAHPELSSRPTRPHPLFTGLVKAALDHQNANHQGAADTDAAAAGEPAASGSVTAK; encoded by the coding sequence ATGATAGGCTCGAATTCCGTGGTGCAGCGATCAAATTCCCGTGTAAATTCCCGGTTCCCGGGCTCCTCCAAGATGACCAAGCACATCTTCGTCACCGGCGGTGTGGCGTCCTCACTCGGTAAGGGACTGACGGCCTCCAGCCTCGGTCACCTGCTCCGGGCACGCGGCCTGTCCGTCACGATGCAGAAGCTCGATCCCTACCTGAATGTGGATCCGGGCACGATGAACCCCTTCCAGCACGGTGAGGTCTTCGTCACTGACGATGGCGCCGAAACGGACCTGGACATCGGGCACTACGAGCGCTTCCTCGATGAGAACCTTGAAGGTTCCGCGAACGTGACCACCGGCCAGGTCTACTCCACCGTGATCGCCAAGGAACGGCGTGGCGAATACCTCGGCGACACCGTCCAGGTCATCCCGCACATCACGGACGAGATCAAGCGCCGCATGCGGCTGCCTGCTGAAGGCAAGAACGCCCCCGACGTCATCATCACCGAAATCGGCGGCACCGTTGGCGACATCGAGTCCCAGCCGTTCCTCGAATCGGCCCGACAGGTCCGCCAGGACGTGGGACGCGGCAACGTCTTCTTCGTGCACGTGTCACTGGTCCCGTACATCGGACCGTCGCAGGAACTGAAGACCAAGCCCACCCAGCACTCGGTGGCGGCCCTGCGCTCCATCGGTATCCAGCCCGAAGCCATCGTCATCCGCTCCGACCGCGAGATCCCCGAAGCCATGCGCGCCAAGATCGGCCGCATGTGCGACGTCGACCTCGAAGCCGTCATCGGCTGCCCGGACGCCCCCAGCATCTACGACATCCCCAAGACCCTGCACGCCCAGGGCCTGGACTCCTACATCGTCCGTGCCCTGGACCTGCCGTTCAAGGACGTGGACTGGACCAGCTGGGACCGCCTCCTGGAGGCCGTCCACAACCCCAAGCACCAGGTCGAAATCGCCCTGGTGGGCAAGTACATCGACCTTCCGGACGCCTACCTCTCGGTGACTGAAGCCCTGCGTGCCGGCGGCTTCGCCAATGAGGCCAAGGTCAAGATCCGTTGGGTCCCTTCGGACGAGTGCGAGACCCGTGAGGGTGCCATCAAGGCGCTCGACGGCGTGGACGCCATCTGCGTGCCGGGCGGTTTCGGTATCCGTGGCCTCGAAGGCAAGCTGGGCGCCCTCAAGTTCGCCCGCGAGACCAAGCTGCCTGTGCTGGGCCTGTGCCTTGGCCTGCAGTGCATGGTCATCGAGTACGCCCGCAACGTGGTGGGCATGGAAGGTGCTTCCTCCAGCGAGTTCGAGCCGGATTCCAAGTACCCGGTCATCGCCACCATGGAGGAGCAGCTGGAGTTCGTGGAAGGCGGTGGCGACCTGGGCGGCACCATGCGCCTTGGCCTCTACGAAGCCAAGCTGGACGAGGGCTCGGTCATCGCCGGTACCTACGGCAAGACCACGGTCAGCGAACGCCACCGGCACCGCTACGAGGTCAACAACAAGTACCGCCAGCAGATTGCCGAGAAGGGCCTGGTCTTCTCCGGCACCTCCCCGGACGGCAGGCTCGTCGAATTCGTTGAGCTGCCGGCCGACGTCCACCCGTACTACGTGGCGACGCAGGCGCACCCCGAACTGAGTTCGCGGCCCACCCGCCCGCACCCGCTGTTCACCGGACTGGTCAAGGCGGCCCTGGATCACCAGAACGCGAACCACCAGGGTGCCGCCGACACGGACGCTGCCGCGGCAGGGGAGCCTGCAGCATCGGGTAGCGTTACCGCTAAGTAG
- a CDS encoding propionyl-CoA synthetase, which yields MVTKSYRDSYQRSLEQPEDFWLEAAQKISWTSPPGRALDSSRAPLYSWFPDGALNTCYNALDRHVAEGRGGQDALIHDSAMLGTQQRYTYAELTDLVARFAGVLRRHGVGKGDRVVIYMPMIPEAAIAILATARLGAVHSVVFGGFAPKELAARIRDAAPAAVVTASGGIEPARRIEYLPAVAEALGLAGTAGIPVVVKARDGFASAAGDHAGWLDWDSAMASAEAVAPVAVQATDPLYILYTSGTTGAPKGVVRDNGGHAVALRWTLENIYGIGPGDVMWTASDVGWVVGHSYIVYGPLLAGATTVMYEGKPVGTPDAGAFWRVVQDHKVNVLFTAPTALRAIRKADPEASLLGNYDVSSLRTLFAAGERLDTDTFHWASRVLGVPVVDHWWQTETGWAICANPRGLEPLPIKAGSPSVPMPGFRLRILDGAGGEVEPGTEGNIVLELPLPPGTLTTLWRNDERFISSYLQAFEGCYATGDSGYRDEDGYLFVMGRTDDIINVAGHRLSTGAMEQVIGQHPAVAECAVIGLADPLKGQRPSGYVVLKSGVDIPEDVLAKDLVALVRRDIGAVADFKHVTVVDALPKTRSGKILRKTMRQIADGEEYTVPSTIEDPGVIDQLIGTLRVGGAEAR from the coding sequence ATGGTCACCAAAAGCTACCGGGACAGCTACCAGCGCAGCCTCGAACAGCCCGAAGATTTTTGGCTGGAGGCAGCGCAGAAGATTTCCTGGACCTCTCCGCCGGGCCGGGCCCTGGACTCCAGCCGGGCACCGCTTTACAGCTGGTTCCCCGACGGCGCCCTGAACACCTGCTACAACGCGCTGGACCGGCACGTCGCCGAGGGCCGCGGAGGGCAGGATGCCCTGATCCATGACTCCGCGATGCTGGGTACACAGCAGCGCTACACCTACGCGGAACTGACGGACCTCGTGGCCCGCTTTGCCGGCGTGCTGCGGCGCCACGGCGTCGGCAAGGGCGACCGCGTGGTGATCTACATGCCCATGATCCCGGAAGCCGCCATCGCCATTCTGGCCACTGCCCGGCTGGGCGCGGTCCACTCGGTGGTCTTTGGCGGCTTCGCGCCCAAGGAGCTCGCCGCGCGCATCCGCGATGCCGCCCCCGCCGCCGTGGTCACGGCCTCCGGCGGGATCGAACCGGCCAGGCGCATCGAATACCTGCCTGCCGTCGCGGAGGCCCTCGGGCTGGCCGGCACGGCCGGCATTCCCGTGGTGGTCAAAGCGCGCGACGGCTTCGCATCGGCGGCCGGGGACCATGCTGGATGGCTGGACTGGGATTCGGCCATGGCTTCGGCCGAAGCCGTGGCCCCTGTCGCCGTGCAGGCCACGGACCCGCTGTATATCCTCTACACCTCCGGAACAACGGGCGCGCCCAAGGGCGTGGTGCGGGACAACGGAGGGCACGCCGTCGCCCTGCGCTGGACCCTGGAAAACATTTACGGCATCGGCCCCGGCGACGTGATGTGGACGGCGTCCGACGTTGGCTGGGTGGTGGGGCACTCCTACATCGTTTATGGTCCGTTGCTGGCCGGAGCCACCACCGTGATGTACGAGGGCAAACCGGTGGGCACTCCTGACGCCGGGGCGTTCTGGCGCGTGGTCCAGGACCACAAGGTCAACGTGCTGTTCACCGCTCCCACGGCGCTGCGGGCCATCCGCAAGGCCGATCCGGAGGCATCGCTGCTGGGGAACTACGACGTCTCCAGCCTGCGGACGCTGTTCGCCGCCGGCGAGCGGCTGGACACGGACACGTTCCACTGGGCATCCAGGGTTTTAGGCGTGCCCGTGGTGGACCACTGGTGGCAGACCGAGACAGGTTGGGCCATTTGCGCCAATCCGCGTGGACTGGAGCCATTGCCCATCAAGGCCGGCTCCCCGAGCGTTCCGATGCCCGGGTTCCGGCTGCGGATCCTCGACGGCGCGGGCGGGGAAGTGGAGCCCGGCACCGAAGGCAACATCGTCCTGGAGCTGCCGTTGCCGCCGGGCACCCTCACCACCCTGTGGAGAAACGATGAACGCTTCATCTCGTCCTACCTGCAGGCCTTCGAGGGCTGCTACGCCACGGGCGATTCCGGCTACCGCGACGAGGACGGGTACCTGTTCGTCATGGGCCGCACCGACGACATCATCAATGTTGCCGGACACCGGCTGTCCACCGGCGCCATGGAACAGGTGATCGGCCAGCATCCGGCGGTTGCCGAGTGTGCCGTGATCGGCCTCGCCGACCCCCTCAAGGGCCAGCGCCCCAGCGGCTACGTGGTGCTCAAATCCGGCGTCGACATCCCCGAAGACGTCCTGGCCAAGGACCTGGTGGCCCTGGTCCGGCGGGACATTGGTGCGGTTGCGGACTTCAAGCATGTGACGGTGGTGGACGCGCTGCCCAAGACCCGGTCCGGGAAAATCCTCCGCAAGACCATGCGCCAGATCGCAGACGGCGAGGAGTACACCGTACCCTCAACCATCGAGGATCCCGGGGTCATCGACCAGTTGATCGGCACCCTCCGGGTGGGCGGGGCGGAAGCCCGCTGA
- a CDS encoding NUDIX domain-containing protein — MTAAAVTLCFLLRDGEDGAEVLLGLKQTGFGKGKIVGIGGHVEPGETDAEAVIREVLEETGVVLQAEDLADAGSVHFLFPARPEWNMKTTLFTARTWEGEPEPSDEILPEWFPVDTLPVDRMWQDADHWLPVVLEGRRVNVVVTMHTDNETVASSRSLLG, encoded by the coding sequence ATGACCGCAGCCGCTGTGACCCTATGCTTCCTTCTCCGTGACGGGGAAGACGGGGCCGAAGTCCTCCTGGGACTCAAGCAAACCGGGTTCGGCAAAGGCAAGATCGTAGGCATCGGCGGCCACGTTGAGCCGGGGGAGACCGACGCGGAGGCCGTGATCAGGGAAGTCCTTGAAGAGACCGGGGTGGTGCTGCAGGCGGAGGACTTGGCGGATGCCGGATCGGTCCACTTCCTTTTTCCCGCCCGCCCGGAATGGAACATGAAGACCACGCTGTTCACCGCCCGTACCTGGGAGGGCGAACCGGAACCCAGCGACGAGATCCTGCCCGAGTGGTTCCCGGTGGACACCCTCCCGGTGGACCGCATGTGGCAGGACGCGGACCACTGGCTGCCCGTGGTGCTGGAGGGCCGCAGGGTGAACGTAGTGGTCACCATGCACACTGACAACGAGACCGTCGCGTCATCCCGCAGCCTCCTGGGCTGA
- a CDS encoding NUDIX hydrolase, with amino-acid sequence MPGTPEATPAKQVSDAPSPRRLLSTEKVYQGRIWDVVSDTFQLSESGDALTRDYIDHPGAVAVLPMNGEGQILLLKQYRHPVGMDLWEVPAGLLDVEGEDFVVGAARELAEEADLAAGTWNVLADVFNSPGSSSEAIRIYLARDLTEVPHHERHERTDEEAEIEFHWISLDDAVASVLAGRLHNPSAVVGILAAAAARAGNYEGLRPADAPWPAHPSQR; translated from the coding sequence ATGCCTGGTACACCTGAAGCCACCCCTGCAAAACAGGTTTCGGATGCACCAAGCCCGCGCCGTCTTTTGTCTACGGAGAAGGTCTACCAGGGCCGGATCTGGGACGTCGTCAGTGACACCTTCCAGCTCTCCGAGTCCGGGGACGCCCTGACCCGTGACTACATCGACCACCCGGGTGCTGTCGCCGTCCTGCCCATGAACGGCGAAGGTCAGATCCTGCTGCTGAAGCAGTACCGGCATCCCGTCGGCATGGACCTTTGGGAAGTCCCCGCGGGACTGCTGGACGTCGAAGGCGAAGACTTCGTGGTGGGGGCGGCGCGGGAACTCGCTGAGGAAGCGGACCTGGCGGCCGGAACATGGAACGTCCTGGCCGATGTCTTCAATTCCCCCGGATCCTCGAGCGAAGCCATCCGGATCTATCTGGCCCGTGACCTCACCGAGGTGCCGCACCACGAGCGCCACGAGCGGACGGACGAGGAAGCGGAGATCGAGTTCCACTGGATCAGCCTGGACGATGCCGTGGCTTCTGTCCTGGCAGGCCGCCTGCACAACCCGTCCGCCGTCGTCGGGATCCTTGCCGCTGCTGCGGCCCGGGCCGGCAACTATGAAGGGCTTCGTCCCGCCGACGCCCCTTGGCCCGCACACCCCAGCCAGCGCTGA
- a CDS encoding MmgE/PrpD family protein — MVKEHHVRVYKSEENLPREDQLAYKIAQVAADPVAVSDEVTDMVINRVIDNASVAIASLNRAPIVAARAQALTHGPSTGGKGSKVFGIEERVAPEWAAWANGVAVRELDYHDTFLAADYSHPGDNIPPILAVAQHVGSSGHDLIRGIATGYEIQVNLVKAICLHKHKIDHVAHLGPSAAAGIGTLLGLDVETIFQSVGQALHTTTATRQSRKGEISTWKAHAPAFAGKMAVESADRAMRGQTSPVPIYEGEDGVIAWMLDGPDASYMVPLPTPGEAKRAILDTYTKEHSAEYQAQAWIDLARKLHGEHPEVTDPANVESVLIKTSHHTHYVIGSGANDPQKYSPTASRETLDHSIPYIFTVALQDGAWHHVDSYAPERAARPDTVELWHKVTTVEDAEWTRRYHSLDIAEKAFGGSVEITLKDGTVITDQIAVADAHPLGARPFAREQYVNKFRTLAAGLVEEAEIERFLAAVERLPELAAGELDQLNITAAPGVIDLAAAPKGLF; from the coding sequence ATGGTTAAGGAACACCACGTCCGCGTCTACAAGAGCGAAGAGAACCTGCCCCGCGAGGACCAGCTCGCCTACAAGATCGCCCAGGTCGCGGCCGATCCCGTCGCCGTCTCCGACGAAGTCACCGACATGGTCATCAACCGCGTCATCGACAACGCCTCGGTGGCCATTGCTTCCCTGAACCGCGCCCCGATCGTCGCTGCCCGGGCCCAGGCGCTCACCCATGGTCCCAGCACCGGAGGCAAGGGCTCCAAGGTCTTCGGCATCGAGGAACGGGTTGCACCGGAATGGGCTGCCTGGGCCAACGGCGTGGCCGTACGGGAACTCGACTACCACGACACCTTCCTCGCCGCCGACTACTCCCACCCCGGTGACAACATTCCCCCGATCCTCGCCGTGGCCCAACACGTTGGGTCCAGCGGGCACGACCTCATCCGCGGCATCGCCACCGGCTACGAAATCCAGGTCAACCTGGTCAAGGCCATCTGCCTGCACAAGCACAAGATCGACCACGTCGCCCACCTCGGCCCCTCCGCCGCCGCCGGCATCGGCACCCTGCTGGGCCTCGACGTCGAGACGATCTTCCAGTCGGTGGGCCAGGCGCTGCACACCACCACCGCAACCCGGCAGTCCCGCAAGGGCGAGATCTCCACCTGGAAGGCGCACGCCCCGGCGTTTGCCGGCAAAATGGCCGTCGAGTCCGCGGACCGGGCCATGCGGGGCCAGACCTCACCCGTGCCGATTTACGAGGGCGAGGACGGCGTCATCGCCTGGATGCTCGACGGCCCGGACGCCTCCTACATGGTCCCGCTCCCCACTCCGGGCGAAGCCAAGCGTGCCATCCTGGACACCTACACCAAGGAGCACTCCGCCGAGTACCAGGCGCAGGCCTGGATCGACCTGGCCCGCAAGCTCCACGGTGAGCACCCGGAGGTCACCGACCCGGCCAACGTCGAGTCCGTGCTGATCAAGACCAGCCACCACACGCACTACGTGATCGGCTCGGGCGCGAACGATCCGCAGAAGTACAGCCCCACCGCCAGCCGCGAGACCCTGGACCACTCCATCCCCTACATCTTCACGGTGGCGCTGCAGGACGGCGCCTGGCACCACGTGGACTCCTACGCCCCGGAGCGCGCCGCGCGTCCGGACACCGTGGAGCTGTGGCACAAGGTCACCACGGTGGAAGACGCGGAATGGACCCGCCGCTACCACTCCCTGGACATCGCCGAGAAGGCCTTCGGCGGTTCCGTGGAGATCACGCTCAAGGACGGCACCGTCATCACGGACCAGATCGCCGTGGCCGACGCGCACCCGCTGGGCGCCCGGCCGTTCGCCCGGGAACAGTACGTGAACAAGTTCCGCACGCTGGCCGCCGGCCTGGTGGAAGAGGCTGAAATCGAAAGGTTCCTCGCCGCCGTCGAACGCCTCCCCGAACTCGCCGCCGGCGAGCTGGACCAGCTGAACATCACCGCCGCCCCCGGCGTGATCGACCTCGCGGCGGCACCGAAGGGACTCTTCTGA
- the xerD gene encoding site-specific tyrosine recombinase XerD — MVPGPSAEAAPEVEQAPNPGAANGAALAGAAPPGIPAAIERGITDYLQHVGVERGLAANTLAAYRRDLARYARYLAAAGCTRPGDITRHHVTGYVRALSDGSDGGSTLGVRSAARTAVAVRGLHKFWALEGHTTADPASEVHPPMAGKRLPKAISVDEVTRILEAAGTDTATGLRDRALLEFLYSTGARISEAVGLDVDDISLAEPGAGPAIVRLFGKGSKERLVPLGSYGARALDAYLVRGRPLLAAKGKGTPALFLNARGGRISRQSAWTILKAAAEKANITRDVSPHTLRHSFATHLLEGGADVRVVQELLGHASVTTTQVYTLVTADTLREIYAAAHPRALG; from the coding sequence ATGGTTCCGGGTCCCTCGGCTGAAGCGGCTCCGGAGGTCGAACAGGCTCCGAACCCCGGCGCTGCAAACGGTGCCGCCTTGGCCGGTGCTGCCCCGCCCGGAATACCGGCCGCGATCGAACGCGGAATCACCGATTACCTCCAGCATGTTGGCGTGGAGCGGGGGCTTGCCGCGAACACGCTGGCAGCCTACCGGCGGGACCTCGCCCGCTACGCCCGCTACCTCGCCGCCGCAGGCTGCACACGTCCAGGCGACATCACCCGGCACCACGTCACCGGCTACGTCCGCGCCCTTTCGGACGGTTCCGACGGCGGGTCCACCCTTGGGGTGCGGTCCGCCGCCAGGACCGCGGTGGCTGTCCGGGGGCTGCACAAGTTCTGGGCCCTGGAGGGCCACACAACGGCGGATCCGGCCAGCGAGGTACACCCGCCGATGGCCGGCAAGCGGCTCCCCAAAGCCATCAGCGTCGATGAGGTGACCCGCATCCTCGAAGCGGCCGGAACCGATACCGCCACCGGGCTGAGGGACCGCGCCCTGCTCGAATTCCTCTATTCCACGGGGGCCAGGATCAGCGAAGCGGTGGGACTGGACGTTGACGATATCTCCCTTGCCGAACCGGGAGCGGGGCCCGCGATCGTCCGCCTGTTCGGCAAGGGATCGAAGGAACGCCTGGTGCCGCTGGGCTCCTACGGGGCCCGGGCGCTCGATGCCTACCTGGTCCGCGGGCGCCCGCTGCTGGCCGCCAAGGGAAAGGGCACGCCCGCGCTGTTCCTTAATGCCCGCGGCGGGCGGATCAGCCGCCAGAGTGCCTGGACCATCCTGAAGGCGGCGGCGGAGAAGGCCAACATCACCCGCGATGTTTCGCCGCACACGCTTCGGCATTCATTCGCCACCCACCTGCTCGAAGGCGGCGCCGACGTCCGTGTGGTGCAGGAGCTGCTTGGCCATGCGTCGGTGACCACCACCCAGGTGTACACACTGGTCACTGCGGATACACTCCGCGAGATCTACGCCGCGGCACACCCGCGGGCACTGGGCTAG